The Penaeus monodon isolate SGIC_2016 chromosome 5, NSTDA_Pmon_1, whole genome shotgun sequence genome window below encodes:
- the LOC119573602 gene encoding uncharacterized protein SPEM3-like: MCCKKDNFVTRPCHDNAPSVHAPFNASSHAPFNASSHAPFNASSHAPFNASSHAPFNASSHAPFNASSHAPFNASSHAPFNASSHAFAHAPFPTSAHAPRPAHSGLR, translated from the coding sequence ATGTGTTGCAAAAAAGACAATTTTGTAACTAGACCTTGCCATGACAACGCCCCCTCTGTTCACGCCCCCTTCAACGCCTCCTCCCACGCCCCCTTCAACGCCTCCTCCCACGCCCCCTTCAACGCCTCCTCCCACGCCCCCTTCAACGCCTCCTCCCACGCCCCCTTCAACGCCTCCTCCCATGCCCCCTTCAACGCCTCCTCCCACGCCCCCTTCAACGCCTCTTCCCACGCCCCCTTCAACGCCTCCTCCCACGCCTTTGCCCACGCCCCTTTCCCCACTTCTGCCCACGCTCCTCGCCCCGCCCACAGCGGATTAAGGTAA